TAGTGGCACACATTGGTCATCGATAGCTTCCCGCTGCCACTGAACTACCCTGCTCAGAATACTAGTGTGAACAGTCTGACAGGATTACAGGTCAGCTCTGAAAGTTAAAAATATCCAGTCTTGTTTATGCATTAGTGGAAAGTTATATACGAGACTGGCTTCACaagctgaaaataaattgaGGCTCGGTCACTTCAACACACAGTGTATTTCATCTTACATTACAGTTAGTGCAAACATGCATGAAaagtcatacatttttaaaatgatggtaATTCCTTTGACATAAATGTCAATGAAAGATTCTTTTAGAGGCTGTCTCCCTGAGAAAACTGTTTGATCATTTTACGAAGGCAATCATTTTGACCATTATTGTCGGGCAATTTTGACAGGGCTTGTCCAGAGAGAATAAAATCATTGCATTAGCCTGagtaactgaaatgaaaacaaacacactaaaAAGTTAATACCAATTCTCCTACCTTCACAACAGTATTTGAGCTTACCTTACAATAGCACTGCTCTCCTATTAAAGGGATTAAGAAGCATATTTCACTCAtacaatgtaaatattgaaaaccatttaaatgaacaaaaggaGTTAAATGCACCTCTGATATCATTGATGATGGTTGAAGCCAAGGTGTGTGTGATGAGTCATGAAATGAATACATTGTTTATGGTGTTACTCACCCCAGCACTGACGCACtgaattaaaattttcatttaaaacagattttcatAAGGAATGGCAAGCCTCCACAACAATGGAAGGGAATGTGAAAGAGCTTTTGAAGTGTGTAAGATGGGCATTTGAAGaacaattattatatttttcattattattttatcattattattaaatattttatgctgtCTGTTTAAACGGGCTATGAAATGGTTttcaacatgaaataaaataataaaataatgaatttagtaattatattaaaaaaccgccacattattttgaatattttcaagCTATTCAGGCTTATTAAAAAAGCAATGTGGAAAGCAGAAATGTTGTACAGAGCATCTAACAAACTTTACAGGGAGAAACTGATTTGCTGCttacttataaaaaaaaaaattattaaacaaTTGTGAGATTTGTCTGTATTTAGAGATCACACACCATGGTTCTATGCGATTAGATGACCATTAAATGCCcagaaaaaagcactgaggtTTCATACTCTTTTATTGACGGCCCACCTTGTTCTTATTTCCACTGTTCCTGTGTTTATTTccagaaatattaaataatactGATTATACAGTTATGTGCCTTAGGCTGTACAAAACACCTGGTTATGACAATAGCTACTCCACAGTGGcttgcatttcaaacaaaaaagggtGAATTGAGCCCAGAAACACCATCCTGTGAATTATAAATTTTTACTGGCTCTCAGAAGCAATTTGCAAGCTGTTCCCTTTTTGAACTACCTAAACTGCCAAGAACAGCTTTCACACACCAACACTGAAAAACGATCTACATGTACAGTTCCATCTTGCATAAGCAGCAGCAGGTCTCAGTGCAGCTCAGTGTTATAATTGAGCTGGTTTCCGCTGAACCAACGGGGGCGGGGTTGTGCCAAACCAGCACCGTCCCTTCCATTCAGGCCGGCTTGTATCTGCTATACATTAAGCGCGTGTCCACAGTGTGAGCTTCAAGTGAAGATGTCCTGAGCAAAGACTACATCCATAGCGTTCCATTAAGATTGCAAATCTGCACAAAAGGGAACGACGGGAGAACTTCACAGGGGAAGGCCTGCAAGAATTCCTCCAATCACAGACAGGCATACCCCTCGTGTGGCTGTATGATGAGAATGGCTGAGAAGAAAGCCTGTCTTAAATTGAACTTAGTGCTGTACCGACGCTGCAATACCATCAGCTCAATTACGCAACGTGAAAGCTTGTTCTTCAATACAATGAAACTGTAACACACTTCACAGTTCagacatgacatgaaatgaccaacagagaaacaggcaatGACATCAAAggatgcagattttttttcttttcacaacaGGATATTGCAAATCAAGTAGAACCAGTATTATTTCTGCAGTGCTTCACATGCAACATTCATTAGCTGTGCACAATTACCATTAAATGGGTCTCTATGCTTGCATATCCATGCGAGTAGTTTCAATGGAAGCCATGTAATAAGCTTATAACACAGTTAAATGCAGGCCTGTCTCAAATAACCAAACTGCTTTTGGGAACCACACATGAAACAAGTGCATTGAATGAGTTGTAACAATTTAAAGTAAAGCTAGCTTGCATGTAATACTATTTGATATGAAGTGTATCCCCCTTGATTCATAACCCTTGGAGAAATCAAGTGACAGGTATTATGACAACAATATTGTACCTTTAAAAGAACTCAAAGTTTACTTCTCTTTTGCAGAACACACAAAGAAGCAGAAGGacattacaataaatgtatGCCACAGGCGCAATCAAATtgtgagtttttaaaattaaacaaacattctGCCCTCCACTGTAATACCCACACAAAACATTCAGCAGTTCAAgacactctttttctcttttttcagaacaaaatgaCCTGCAACTGACATCACATCCATGTGGTAGTGACCTTTGTGAGCTTGCACCTGAATAATCTGTGATCTTCTGTGACAAAATGTCCTCACACGGTCACTGTCTCCATATGCTTTCAAAGGTCTGCGCACTGTGACTATCACGTCCTGAAACAGCATGCAGGGCCTTGGCTCGTGTTCTAAGATGAAGTGTCTGAGTGTGTAGTGCATGGATGGCACTGAAATTACATACCTGGCAGGCAAGCTGAGAACTAGGATGAAAACACAGCTTTCAAGTGAATGTTGCAGtggcacagcacagtgtgtacAGATAGAACCCACTGACCACAAAAATACCGTAAGTGCACCAGTGTAAACGTTTGACTCCATACCAAGGGCGACAGAGGCCTGTTACTATATCCTCGGGAGTCTAACTTTCAGATGATTCTGTTTCGAGCCATTCAGCAATCACTTGGCCTATTTACTCTTTTTCTCCACTTATTACGCAAATGAGAAGAActgaacaggcactgttcaGGGGCTACTACTACTTAGCTAGACTTTTTGCTGTTTAGTGTTAAAATGAGGTACTGCCATTCACTGCTTAAGACAGTCAGGGAGTCAATGAGTCCATCACTCAATCAGTCAATGAATGAGTCCTTCAGTCCTTCAGTCAGTGAGGGATGCTAGCATTTCTAGCTAGTGTTTCTTTGCTGCTTCTTCCAGATgaaattcttttaaaattttaaaaattcttttaatCCTCCTTTAACTTTGCACTGTAAAGTGGCCCAATAAGACCAAATATTAAACTCATTTAGGTAATGGATACTCTTAATTCATTCGTTTGCGAATTCAAAGgctaaaactgttttttttttgggaaaaaaacaacaaaccacataCAACTCAGGACTGTCACCCAATGATGCATTTAGCTACAAAGCACATTTCTGGGGTCCATTTAACATCTACTAATGAGTGATTCCAAAATTGTTAGGATTTACCATCTCTTCAGGTCGATTTCATGTTGAACCAATCATGTGTTGTCAAAAACATCAGGCCACAAATGCAAAGCATTTGAACTTCCTTATTTACAATAAGATGACAATACTATTGTCATTGTTGATGTTCTCCAACATTCAAAACAGATGATGGAATACGGAGCACCAATTTGACTATGTTTGGACTGGCTGTGCAAGCTGCACGCTTTCCTCAAGTATTTTCCACAAAATTATAAAGATGTGTAAAGATGCAAGACGTGAAGAAGCGCCATGTTTACTATATCAAGCATCAAATTAGATGCcactgtgaaacaaaaaaaaaaaaaggttagcGTGGTATCTTATGTAATGGTATCTTTCGCTGCCAGGGTGCTACTGCACTCTGTATTGAGAGCTGTGAGTAGGCAGCCTTTCAAAGGATTCTGTATGGTACAACCAGATGTCTACCACCCTTCCACTTGCAGACaagcaaaaaactgaaatatgctaCATAGCTAAAAGGATACGACCTTGATACAATACGAGGCACGTACAGTAACAAAGGCTCttgggaaataaaaataaataatggacTATTTAGATGAGGCAGAAACCCTGGGATGGGAGCTTGTTTCCGGATCGGATGGCAGCGACTGTGGTAACTGTGGCAACACTGAAAGACTGGTAACAGAGAGGCTGGTCACCATATGACTAAAGAACAAGGGGTCCCAGGGAaccggagggggggggtgaggtagagttcagacagagggagagggacaatcatggagtgtgtttgtgcatgtgtgaggctgtgtgtgtgagactgtatgCACGGGTGCATgtatgcagctgtgtgtgcactcacactcactggtctgggagtgttgttagcctcgCCTaacgctgttgctcattcaacttgaatggatacacttctgttctcttgtggtggaagtcactctggataagagcgtttgctaaatgaatgtaatgtaatgtgtctgtatgttttatgtgtgtgtgtgtgtgtggatataaCGGGCACATGTGAGTGCGTGTAGAGGGCACGGGGGGGGTGACCTTGCAAGCGGGGGCCTCACACCTCTCCGAAGTTGGTGTGGCCCGTCTCCTTGGCGTGCTCGCGAGCCTCGGCCTGCCCCACCAGGCCTGTCTGGCACACCATGCAGCGCAGCGCGAAGCGGTTGACGTCCGTGAACTGCCGCTTGCGCCGCGCCTCGTCCGCCAGCTCCAGCGCCTGGCCCAGGATGATGTCGTCGGCGGTGGAGAAGATGGTCTGGGGCGGCGAGTCCGAGCCGGGCACCTCCCTCTGCAGCGGGTCGTAGTGGATGCCGTCGTAGATGAGCAGCACGCGCTTGCGGTAGCCGGCGTCCTCGCCGAAGCGGTCCACGCGCACTGTCTGCGTGTCCACCACGCAGATCTCGCACTGGTAGAACTTGGAGAGGATGGAGACCTCGATGGCGCCGCCCCAGGTGTCGTCGCGCCGGATCCAGGCGCAGTAGTCCTCGTTGCTCTTGCCCAGCACGGCCTCCGAGTACGAGGCCGGGTCACTGGCCACGATCTGGGCGATGAGGCCCCTCATCTCGGGGGCGCAGGCCGGGTCGTACACGCCGCCCTCCACCACGTAGAAGACGCTGGTGAAGAGGCAGGAGTTGTCGGCCGGGACCACCCGCCGCGCCAGCACTGGAGCGGACTCCAGCCGTGGCCCTGTCGGCGCCCGATCCTTGGTCACAGCTTCTTTGGCCTGGGGCTCAGGcttgctcctctcctcctccacaatGAGCGTGTCACCTGCAACAGGTGCATAGCTTCAGTATACAGGGACGACATTACCGCACACACCTCCGTGCATCTCATGACCTACACAACCCAAAGCAGACCAATAACACTACACTTCTAAATAGATCACAATGACTGAAGACAATGAGTATAGTAAATAAACCTCAAGAAGTGCTGTACCTAATCTCCATCAGCCCATAACTTACTGGATGGTGTAATATCCACTGCAATCTTTCTTGGTGCTAAAAGAAAGACAACccacacaaagcaaagacaaCAGTGAAACTGAGAACTCCAGCAGGCTATGGACCCCACCGAGGCCTTTCCCTCAGCTCCCCCTCACTTAAATCCACCCAGGCCCTCCTCGGATGACCTCACCTGACTTGATAGGGTAGTCCTTGAGGGCACCTCCACTGCTAAGGTCCAGGCTGGAGGGCGGGTAGCCCACCATGATCTTCTGCACATCGCAGGGGATGCCCGTCAGCTCCTCCACCTTGTTTTTAAGCTCCTGCACGCAGGACTGGTGAGTCAGGCCCTGCATCAGGTGAGTCCCATTCCTGGCTTTGCAGCGCAGACGTAGCATCTTTCAGAGGTCTTTCAGTTCCTGCACCAGCCCAACACGATTGCTCTTCTGGGAAACTGAGTATCACACAACATCCAAAGGTTCCCATTGTAAAACCACCTACTAAGATAGTAACTTTTTTTGTTACACCACATGAAGAACCTGGAATAACGCAGTCTGCTCACAGTGCAAACccttcattattattttatttctagaCTGAGTGACCGTTATTTACACAGCCTAGTACACTGCTATAAAGTCACTCTATGTCACATCAATGTAAAACTGGTGTGACCCTTTCGGATTGCCCTGGAACATGGCATAATGAAATGGCAAGAAGGATACACT
This portion of the Megalops cyprinoides isolate fMegCyp1 chromosome 7, fMegCyp1.pri, whole genome shotgun sequence genome encodes:
- the LOC118781321 gene encoding ubiquitin thioesterase OTU1, producing the protein MLRLRCKARNGTHLMQGLTHQSCVQELKNKVEELTGIPCDVQKIMVGYPPSSLDLSSGGALKDYPIKSGDTLIVEEERSKPEPQAKEAVTKDRAPTGPRLESAPVLARRVVPADNSCLFTSVFYVVEGGVYDPACAPEMRGLIAQIVASDPASYSEAVLGKSNEDYCAWIRRDDTWGGAIEVSILSKFYQCEICVVDTQTVRVDRFGEDAGYRKRVLLIYDGIHYDPLQREVPGSDSPPQTIFSTADDIILGQALELADEARRKRQFTDVNRFALRCMVCQTGLVGQAEAREHAKETGHTNFGEV